In Edaphobacter bradus, the following are encoded in one genomic region:
- a CDS encoding quinone oxidoreductase family protein, which produces MRQTLMKNTLAIPKTFLGVGYTKDRAGLPLEAVRVPVPQPGTGQVLIRVAASSLNPLEYKLADLNFFGRTPPVVLGLDLSGIVVAIGSAVRGIAVGDSVVAMADLNGDGGWVAGSGGEGGYALAREFLTVPKPESLSFLLGAALPMCFLSAFASLRGTVQAGDTVYVPGGGGGVGHLAVQMAARVLRAGLVISSGSTPQSIALARQSGAHHVFDYKRDDIAAEIARLTGGRGADVVFDATYSEAGFVETAKTVRRGGSWVVLGVGPGKTTRLVETESPVDSILAERGAKHINVNILRYFSEPAILDDEAKAFLHRGMTLAMEWAVQGLVVPHIGGTIDSTVEAINAGLQSLKSGRSTLGKVAVIVDRDLEAGS; this is translated from the coding sequence ATGCGACAGACACTTATGAAAAATACGCTTGCAATCCCGAAGACGTTTCTTGGCGTCGGCTATACGAAAGACCGGGCCGGACTTCCACTGGAGGCGGTGCGTGTGCCTGTCCCGCAGCCGGGGACCGGCCAGGTTCTAATCCGCGTCGCCGCCTCGTCGCTCAACCCGCTGGAATATAAGCTCGCCGACCTTAACTTCTTTGGGCGGACACCCCCCGTTGTCCTCGGCCTCGACCTGTCCGGCATCGTCGTGGCCATAGGCAGCGCCGTGCGCGGCATAGCCGTTGGAGACAGCGTAGTGGCGATGGCTGATCTAAATGGCGATGGCGGCTGGGTCGCCGGCAGTGGGGGCGAAGGGGGCTATGCGCTCGCCAGGGAGTTCCTGACCGTCCCCAAGCCGGAATCCCTGAGCTTTCTCCTTGGGGCAGCTCTGCCGATGTGCTTCCTTTCGGCCTTCGCGAGCCTCCGTGGCACTGTCCAAGCCGGCGACACGGTCTACGTCCCAGGCGGCGGGGGCGGCGTCGGGCATCTCGCAGTGCAGATGGCCGCGCGTGTCCTGCGGGCAGGACTCGTGATCAGCAGCGGCAGCACGCCGCAATCGATCGCGCTTGCCCGGCAGTCTGGCGCGCATCACGTTTTTGACTATAAGCGCGACGATATCGCCGCCGAAATTGCGCGGTTGACCGGCGGCCGGGGAGCCGACGTCGTCTTCGATGCCACTTACAGCGAGGCGGGCTTCGTTGAGACGGCGAAGACAGTACGCCGGGGCGGTAGCTGGGTCGTGCTTGGCGTTGGCCCCGGAAAAACGACCCGCCTGGTCGAAACCGAAAGCCCGGTCGACTCCATCTTGGCCGAGCGCGGCGCCAAGCATATCAACGTCAACATACTGCGCTACTTCTCCGAACCCGCTATCTTGGACGACGAGGCGAAAGCCTTCCTCCACCGCGGCATGACTCTGGCGATGGAGTGGGCAGTACAAGGGCTGGTGGTGCCGCATATCGGCGGAACTATCGACAGCACCGTCGAGGCCATCAATGCCGGGCTACAGTCGCTCAAGTCGGGTCGTAGCACGCTGGGCAAGGTGGCGGTTATTGTGGATCGAGATCTCGAGGCGGGGAGTTGA
- a CDS encoding carboxymuconolactone decarboxylase family protein, whose amino-acid sequence MFDMKNLTRLKKLDENAPETMKAFWAFDKEAFKDGAIDVLHKQLMAVAVALTTQCPYCIELHVRAARQAGANDAMLTEAAIVAAAMRAGASITHATHLFKE is encoded by the coding sequence ATGTTTGATATGAAAAATCTCACTCGGCTGAAGAAGCTCGATGAGAATGCACCTGAAACGATGAAAGCCTTTTGGGCTTTTGACAAAGAGGCGTTCAAAGACGGTGCCATTGATGTCTTGCACAAGCAGTTGATGGCTGTGGCAGTTGCGCTGACTACGCAGTGCCCATACTGCATTGAGTTGCATGTAAGAGCAGCCCGTCAAGCCGGCGCAAATGACGCGATGCTGACGGAAGCAGCGATAGTCGCGGCCGCGATGCGCGCAGGCGCGTCGATCACGCACGCGACGCACTTGTTCAAAGAGTAA
- a CDS encoding carboxymuconolactone decarboxylase family protein → MARIAPAAPSNLDNKVAATLSQVKASLGKVPNTFATLANAPVALDGYLSLSKALSRGRLSGHQREILALAIAQENECQYCLSAHTASAKAGGLSAADVVKAREGNNDDPR, encoded by the coding sequence ATGGCCCGAATTGCCCCCGCAGCTCCCTCAAACCTCGATAACAAAGTTGCTGCCACCCTGTCCCAGGTGAAAGCGAGCCTCGGCAAAGTCCCAAATACTTTTGCCACGCTGGCAAATGCTCCCGTCGCTCTGGATGGATACCTGTCGCTGTCAAAGGCGCTTTCGCGTGGTCGCCTCTCAGGCCATCAACGCGAAATCCTCGCCCTGGCTATCGCTCAGGAAAACGAGTGCCAGTACTGCCTTTCCGCCCATACAGCATCAGCGAAGGCTGGCGGTCTCAGCGCGGCAGATGTCGTCAAAGCGCGCGAGGGAAACAACGATGATCCCCGATGA
- a CDS encoding carboxymuconolactone decarboxylase family protein, whose protein sequence is MIPDDPFDRALVSFAKNIIRSRGLASGQDLDLVRKAGIDDGLMLEIVANVALNTLTNYANRLADPEIDFPVVEVETEAASLATRN, encoded by the coding sequence ATGATCCCCGATGATCCCTTTGACCGCGCTTTGGTATCTTTCGCTAAAAATATCATTCGTAGTCGTGGACTCGCTTCAGGTCAGGACCTGGACCTGGTGCGGAAGGCTGGGATCGATGACGGCCTCATGTTGGAAATCGTTGCCAATGTCGCACTGAATACATTGACCAACTACGCCAATCGCCTCGCCGATCCGGAGATCGACTTCCCGGTCGTCGAGGTCGAGACCGAAGCAGCTTCCCTGGCAACAAGAAATTGA
- a CDS encoding YkgB family protein — translation MNWLINALAKARLLKGDLDYHVIRASMVLIYFFFGYQKWFDYEAQGLIPFFTHGPLIFWMYPVFGIKGSSYFLGVSEWLFGALLFAGFWKKKLGVLGALGSMVTFITTVTIIPFMPDGWAPSAGGFPAMVGNVAFLMKDVVLLAVSIYLLKQDLAGAALDAEVAKITLDAKIA, via the coding sequence ATGAACTGGCTCATCAATGCTCTTGCGAAAGCACGTCTCCTTAAAGGAGATCTCGACTACCATGTCATCCGCGCGTCGATGGTGCTCATCTACTTCTTCTTCGGATACCAGAAGTGGTTTGATTATGAGGCGCAGGGTCTGATCCCATTCTTCACTCACGGGCCACTCATCTTCTGGATGTACCCGGTCTTCGGTATCAAAGGCTCCTCGTACTTCCTGGGTGTTTCGGAATGGCTGTTTGGGGCGCTCTTGTTCGCAGGCTTCTGGAAGAAGAAACTCGGAGTCCTGGGCGCTCTCGGCTCGATGGTCACCTTCATCACGACAGTCACCATCATCCCCTTCATGCCGGACGGCTGGGCGCCATCCGCAGGCGGATTCCCGGCAATGGTCGGAAACGTCGCTTTCTTGATGAAGGATGTGGTTCTACTGGCGGTATCGATCTACCTGCTGAAGCAGGATCTTGCCGGAGCCGCGCTTGATGCTGAAGTTGCCAAAATCACGCTTGATGCCAAGATTGCGTGA
- a CDS encoding response regulator has protein sequence MKRRQMKRSVDLSNTLFDSNLADLKDVPMSTSPAQSRKHRILCVDDEIAGTRIRGQILEEHGYSVALYHYPLAVLQCDLSLFDLAVLDFQMPGLSGRDLLLRMRALGARFPVVLLTGAVDALSCEDRVLFARCIDKGRPIQHLLETIAEFLDPNQTPDYGT, from the coding sequence ATGAAACGCCGACAAATGAAACGCAGTGTAGACCTGTCGAACACTCTATTCGATTCCAACCTGGCCGACCTCAAAGATGTGCCTATGAGCACGTCACCCGCACAAAGTCGCAAACATCGGATTCTGTGCGTAGACGACGAGATTGCAGGCACCAGAATTCGCGGACAAATTCTTGAAGAACACGGTTACTCAGTAGCTCTCTATCATTACCCATTGGCAGTCCTCCAGTGCGACCTTTCCCTGTTTGATCTCGCGGTTTTAGATTTCCAGATGCCTGGATTAAGTGGCCGGGATCTACTTCTGCGCATGCGGGCCTTGGGAGCACGATTTCCCGTAGTGCTGCTCACTGGAGCCGTCGATGCCCTTTCATGTGAAGATCGCGTTCTATTTGCGCGCTGCATCGACAAAGGTAGACCTATCCAGCACCTGCTCGAGACTATCGCGGAATTTCTGGATCCGAATCAAACTCCTGACTACGGCACATAA
- a CDS encoding choice-of-anchor D domain-containing protein, producing MAALRFSGSGLMLGLLALTGCSLSPTKPGSSVPRLKGIGGNIHGGQQPVSGATIQLYTVGTTGDGSAATPMLTSTVKSDANGNFLFGGLFSCTNATMVYLTATGGDPGLGTNNPNLSMMTAIGPCSSIMSNTFVMINELTTVAAVSTLAPFMGASGSAANIGSSPTDVSSLTAAFTLSSELVDPTTGETPGQMVPTGMTVPSAEIDTLADVLSTCINSAGGTAGDSSACGHLFSLMTPATAAAPTNTIAALLNLANNPTLNTTAVYSLAPAAAAPFQPGLTTAPPDFQIRLMAPASSMTLQLSPTSVTFPAESVGLTSVAVPVTITNTGSAAVTISSIGVVGPNAADFTETNNCTSTVQPTVTCFVEVTMKPSALGARNGYLSVVSNTSDSPQYVALTGAGVTPSAGPVTVSATSLSFSLAGSSQDITLSNYGTTPLTIASITSGNSSFLPTSNCGTMLPAQSVCTISVQSIGFLYQFGNYQPFGGLLTIDDDASAGPQTVQLGSLNNAEVSNPAGNATNIRFNFDLGTWAIGDSASGTFVYSVDIAANPLSFGGTFTGPAASDFSTSGCSLPYGVQCSFTVTFTPSATGVRTASINGVKFTGTGQAAGPSFITSTDANQFVYLSNTNVANSTNTVGITNNGTTPLNFSFSFSGANAGNFGAQSPGCTSLAPRATCSASYGFTANSLGTYSALLKITDTNSSFSQTVPLTFHVSYWDPLVSPYSLNFGTEPLGTTSSAQTFTVSDGNLQPLGHPISVSLQPSSNFTLPQGSSCPASTTQVCTLSIAFDPHDIGAIHEYLTVTDLTSGKTNTVQVSGTGGSPAVSLSPGSITFPARSVGTTSVPTIVTLTNTGTTSLTVSQINVLGAVNGNFTETNNCTTVAPSGTCSINVTFAPTAAGPQSATIQILSNAASSPDTISLSGTAN from the coding sequence TTGGCTGCTCTTCGGTTTTCCGGTTCTGGTCTTATGCTGGGGCTTCTGGCACTAACAGGCTGCTCCCTCTCGCCTACGAAACCAGGCAGCAGTGTTCCGCGGCTGAAGGGGATTGGCGGTAATATCCATGGTGGTCAGCAGCCTGTCTCGGGCGCGACGATTCAGCTTTATACCGTGGGGACGACAGGGGATGGGTCGGCGGCTACGCCGATGCTGACCAGTACGGTCAAGTCGGATGCGAACGGGAACTTCCTCTTCGGTGGGCTGTTTTCGTGTACGAATGCAACGATGGTGTACCTGACGGCGACGGGCGGAGATCCGGGGCTGGGTACGAATAACCCGAACCTGTCGATGATGACGGCGATCGGGCCATGCTCGTCGATCATGTCGAATACGTTCGTTATGATCAACGAGCTGACGACGGTGGCGGCGGTCTCGACGCTGGCTCCGTTTATGGGCGCTTCGGGTTCGGCTGCGAATATCGGGTCGTCTCCGACGGATGTGTCATCGCTAACGGCGGCGTTCACGTTGTCCTCGGAGCTCGTCGACCCGACAACCGGGGAGACGCCGGGGCAGATGGTACCGACGGGGATGACGGTTCCGTCGGCAGAGATTGACACACTGGCGGATGTGCTCTCGACGTGCATAAACTCGGCGGGAGGAACTGCGGGCGACTCGTCGGCTTGCGGCCACCTGTTTTCTCTGATGACTCCTGCCACCGCCGCGGCGCCAACGAATACAATTGCTGCACTGCTGAATCTGGCTAACAATCCCACGTTGAACACGACTGCGGTGTATAGCCTGGCCCCGGCTGCGGCGGCGCCGTTCCAGCCGGGACTGACGACGGCTCCGCCAGACTTTCAGATCCGGCTTATGGCACCGGCCAGCTCGATGACGTTACAGCTTAGCCCGACAAGCGTGACGTTTCCTGCGGAGTCGGTTGGACTTACATCAGTTGCGGTGCCGGTAACGATTACGAACACCGGTTCGGCGGCGGTAACGATCAGCTCGATAGGAGTGGTCGGGCCGAATGCGGCAGATTTTACCGAGACGAATAATTGCACATCGACCGTGCAGCCGACCGTTACATGTTTTGTTGAGGTGACGATGAAGCCGAGTGCGCTGGGTGCACGGAATGGCTACCTGAGCGTTGTTTCCAATACGTCCGACTCGCCACAGTACGTTGCGCTGACAGGAGCCGGCGTCACGCCCAGCGCAGGACCCGTAACGGTGAGCGCAACCAGTCTTTCGTTCAGTCTGGCAGGCTCCTCGCAGGACATTACTCTTTCCAACTATGGCACCACTCCCCTGACGATTGCGAGCATCACCTCCGGCAATTCCAGCTTCCTGCCCACGAGCAACTGCGGCACGATGCTTCCCGCGCAGTCTGTCTGCACAATTTCGGTCCAGTCAATCGGATTCCTCTATCAGTTTGGCAACTACCAGCCTTTCGGCGGTCTCCTGACCATAGACGACGATGCATCGGCGGGCCCTCAAACTGTCCAGCTCGGGTCGCTGAACAACGCGGAGGTCTCAAACCCTGCCGGAAATGCAACCAACATTCGCTTCAACTTTGATCTTGGAACCTGGGCGATTGGAGACTCCGCAAGTGGGACCTTTGTCTACTCAGTTGACATAGCTGCTAACCCTCTCTCCTTTGGAGGGACGTTTACAGGTCCGGCTGCGAGCGACTTTTCCACCTCGGGATGCTCTCTCCCTTATGGAGTCCAGTGCAGCTTTACGGTGACGTTTACGCCGTCAGCCACTGGGGTTCGCACCGCAAGCATTAACGGGGTTAAATTCACCGGGACAGGTCAGGCCGCCGGGCCTTCATTCATTACCAGCACCGACGCGAACCAATTTGTGTATTTGAGCAATACCAATGTTGCCAACAGCACGAACACTGTGGGCATTACAAACAACGGCACAACTCCGTTGAATTTTTCTTTTTCGTTCTCCGGTGCGAACGCGGGAAACTTTGGCGCGCAGTCACCGGGCTGCACCTCCCTTGCACCTCGCGCAACCTGCTCTGCGAGTTATGGGTTCACAGCGAACAGTTTAGGGACCTATTCCGCGTTGCTGAAGATCACGGACACGAATTCCTCGTTTTCGCAGACGGTTCCCCTGACATTCCATGTGAGCTACTGGGATCCCCTCGTCTCTCCTTATAGCTTGAATTTCGGGACCGAGCCTCTTGGTACTACAAGCTCCGCCCAGACGTTTACTGTCTCCGATGGCAATTTGCAGCCTCTGGGCCATCCCATCTCCGTATCGCTTCAGCCTTCGAGCAATTTCACGCTGCCCCAGGGTTCAAGCTGTCCCGCCAGCACGACCCAGGTGTGCACGTTAAGCATCGCCTTCGACCCTCATGATATAGGTGCGATCCACGAGTACCTTACGGTCACCGACCTGACAAGCGGAAAGACCAACACGGTGCAAGTATCAGGCACCGGCGGGTCTCCAGCAGTGTCGCTCTCTCCTGGCTCCATCACTTTTCCAGCTCGCTCTGTGGGCACAACATCTGTTCCTACGATCGTCACACTCACCAATACCGGCACAACGTCTCTAACGGTGAGCCAGATCAATGTGCTAGGTGCCGTGAACGGGAACTTTACCGAGACGAATAACTGCACGACCGTAGCGCCGAGCGGGACCTGCTCGATTAATGTCACCTTCGCGCCGACCGCAGCAGGTCCGCAGTCGGCGACCATCCAGATATTGAGCAATGCGGCGAGTTCTCCCGACACTATCTCCTTGTCGGGAACGGCGAACTGA
- a CDS encoding DUF72 domain-containing protein, translated as MPRTPQSPPPSPEIAASAAASRIFAGTSGWAYPTWKPAFYPASTPVKKFLEFYSTQLSSVEVNYTFRALPTAKMLEDWLAATRPFFRFSFKASQRITHIKRLANCADDVAYLISVLEPVRQAGKLGLILFQLPPNLKADTARLTTFLEAPALRAAGAPPIAFEFRHASWFTEETYAILRAHNAALCIAESDDLATPEVHTAATHTSFRLRRTGAYTPAEIAAFVQRFTTLARDRDVYIYFKHEDEPSGALNAVSFLAEVATHTQKAGTR; from the coding sequence GTGCCCCGCACACCTCAATCCCCCCCACCTTCGCCCGAGATAGCCGCCAGCGCCGCAGCCTCGCGCATCTTCGCCGGAACCTCCGGCTGGGCCTATCCCACCTGGAAGCCAGCCTTCTACCCCGCCTCAACCCCCGTAAAAAAATTCCTCGAGTTTTACTCCACGCAGCTCAGCTCCGTCGAGGTCAACTACACCTTCCGCGCACTTCCCACGGCAAAGATGCTCGAAGACTGGCTTGCCGCCACGCGGCCTTTCTTCCGCTTCAGTTTCAAGGCCTCGCAGCGCATCACCCACATCAAGCGCTTAGCCAACTGCGCCGACGACGTCGCCTACCTTATCTCGGTACTCGAACCCGTCCGCCAGGCCGGCAAGCTCGGCCTCATCCTCTTCCAGCTCCCGCCGAACCTCAAGGCCGACACCGCTCGCCTGACTACCTTCCTCGAAGCCCCCGCCCTGCGCGCCGCAGGAGCCCCGCCCATCGCCTTCGAGTTCCGCCACGCGTCCTGGTTCACCGAAGAGACCTATGCCATCCTCCGCGCCCATAACGCCGCGCTCTGCATAGCCGAGAGCGACGACCTCGCCACCCCCGAGGTCCACACCGCCGCCACACACACCAGCTTCCGCCTCCGCCGCACCGGAGCCTACACTCCCGCCGAGATCGCCGCCTTCGTCCAGCGCTTCACCACTCTCGCGCGCGACCGCGACGTCTATATCTACTTCAAGCACGAAGACGAGCCCAGCGGAGCCCTCAACGCTGTCTCCTTCCTCGCCGAAGTCGCGACCCACACCCAAAAGGCAGGCACCCGGTAG
- a CDS encoding DUF4112 domain-containing protein, producing the protein MQSAVKPEILSPRAKLGGRMFDDENLDLLSHVLDDFIKIPGLPIRFGLDGIMGVVPGIGDVLGGIASCVIIIAAWFRGVSYVVLARMIANVGIEVVVGAVPVLGDMFDIAWRANRRNYALLTNSLLEPRKYTIQSWIFLGAVCAVLMVLVLLPMLLLTWMATGMMHSIFGVNVHFHTWL; encoded by the coding sequence ATGCAGTCAGCCGTCAAGCCCGAGATTCTTTCGCCGCGTGCGAAGCTGGGCGGCAGGATGTTCGACGATGAGAATCTGGACCTGCTGTCGCACGTTCTGGACGACTTCATCAAGATCCCGGGGCTCCCGATCCGTTTTGGGCTGGACGGGATCATGGGAGTGGTTCCGGGGATCGGCGATGTGCTGGGTGGGATTGCTTCGTGCGTCATCATTATTGCGGCGTGGTTTCGCGGAGTGTCGTATGTGGTGCTGGCGCGGATGATTGCGAATGTGGGGATCGAGGTAGTGGTGGGCGCGGTTCCGGTGCTGGGGGATATGTTCGATATCGCGTGGCGGGCGAACCGGCGGAACTATGCGCTGTTGACCAACAGCCTTCTGGAGCCGCGGAAGTACACGATCCAAAGCTGGATTTTTCTGGGAGCGGTGTGCGCGGTGTTGATGGTGCTGGTGCTGCTGCCCATGCTGCTGCTGACGTGGATGGCGACGGGGATGATGCACTCGATCTTCGGGGTGAATGTGCACTTCCACACCTGGTTGTGA
- a CDS encoding carboxymuconolactone decarboxylase family protein gives MPRIAPVGSTNVDSKVAAALFLLQVKASLDLSTAEARKARTGNSDDFFERALTSFAKDIVRDGGLVSDQDLAIARKAGIDDSLMLEIVANIALNTLTNYANRLADPEIDFPVVQVNL, from the coding sequence ATGCCCCGCATTGCTCCCGTTGGTTCCACAAACGTCGACTCCAAAGTTGCTGCCGCACTTTTTCTTTTGCAGGTGAAGGCGAGCCTTGATCTCAGCACGGCGGAGGCCCGCAAAGCGCGCACCGGAAATAGCGACGATTTCTTCGAGCGCGCTTTGACATCTTTCGCGAAAGACATCGTTCGTGACGGTGGCCTTGTTTCAGACCAGGATCTCGCGATCGCTCGGAAAGCTGGGATCGATGACAGCCTCATGTTGGAAATCGTTGCCAACATCGCGCTGAATACTTTGACCAACTATGCCAATCGCCTTGCCGACCCGGAGATCGACTTCCCTGTCGTTCAGGTCAATCTCTAA
- a CDS encoding VWA domain-containing protein produces the protein MTLSMHAQDSQPYTLRTQSNVVLVPATVQTKHGEMIYALKPEQFVVEDNGVPQTIHLDEDTDSLGLTMVVLLQCSRSAVMESAHIAGLATMIDSIVGGAPHQIAVVSYSEDPTLLGNFSSDTAETAETLAQLTPCDGSAAATFDAVAYATKLLEARDDHNRHVILLVSETRDHGSKTKAAEVIAALGRTNTVVDSVAFSPGKTEILNDLHYGGGSGPIGLLVMAVNALKKNVSHELAALSGGEYINFTTRNSFDEGMLQLTNHIHNYYLLSFQPKSGPDGNPSPGMHSIRVSAPDYPSARLRFRESYFSGALDTVPPEAQ, from the coding sequence GTGACTCTGAGCATGCACGCGCAGGACTCGCAGCCCTACACTCTCCGCACCCAGTCCAACGTGGTTCTCGTCCCCGCCACCGTCCAGACCAAACACGGTGAGATGATCTACGCGCTCAAACCGGAGCAGTTCGTAGTCGAGGACAACGGCGTTCCGCAAACCATCCACCTCGACGAGGACACTGATTCGCTCGGCCTTACGATGGTCGTGCTCCTGCAATGCAGCCGCTCGGCTGTGATGGAGTCGGCGCACATCGCCGGACTCGCCACTATGATCGATTCGATCGTCGGCGGAGCACCACACCAGATCGCCGTCGTCTCTTACAGTGAAGACCCTACGCTGCTCGGCAACTTCTCAAGCGATACCGCCGAGACAGCGGAGACCCTCGCGCAGCTCACTCCATGCGATGGCTCTGCCGCAGCCACCTTTGACGCCGTCGCCTACGCAACCAAACTTCTGGAAGCCCGCGACGACCACAACCGCCACGTCATCCTGCTGGTCAGCGAGACGCGTGATCACGGCAGCAAGACCAAGGCCGCGGAGGTGATCGCCGCGCTCGGCCGCACCAACACTGTCGTCGACTCGGTGGCCTTCTCACCGGGCAAGACCGAAATCCTAAATGATCTCCACTACGGCGGAGGCTCCGGTCCCATCGGTCTGCTCGTGATGGCCGTCAACGCTCTTAAGAAGAACGTATCGCATGAACTGGCCGCACTCTCCGGAGGCGAGTACATCAACTTCACCACCCGCAACAGCTTCGATGAAGGCATGCTTCAACTCACGAATCACATTCACAACTACTATCTGTTAAGCTTCCAGCCTAAATCCGGTCCGGACGGCAATCCCTCGCCCGGAATGCACTCCATCCGCGTCAGTGCCCCTGATTATCCAAGTGCGCGTCTCCGTTTCCGCGAGAGCTACTTCAGCGGTGCGCTCGATACGGTGCCGCCCGAAGCACAGTAG
- a CDS encoding phytoene desaturase family protein → MPTASIIGSGPNGLSAAIVLAAAGFATTVFERNVQIGGACSSAETTLPNFRQDLGSSVYPMGVASPFFRSLPIEIPWIEPTAPCAHPLDDGTAVMLEHSIEATVATLDASDGSRYRSLIAPLASEFAELSEEILGPILHIPRHPFVLARFGSSALLPAASLARSRFAGKRAKAFFAGMATHSVLSLEAPASAAVGLTLIAAGHATGWPILRGGAQALPDALARYLKDLGGRIEINHEVTQLPETDLILADITPRQLLRIAGSQLPSHYCKQLKSFRYGAGAFKIDYALSAPIPWTAPECSRAATVHIGGWLEEIAESERTFTSDRPFVLLGQPSLFDPSRAPVGQHTAWAYCHVPNGSTKDCTESIERQITRFAPDFRDCILARSISSPVALERWNPNLIGGDFLGGAMDIRQLLFRPTRSLYRTPRSNLYLCGASTPPGGGVHGMAGYYAATTALATM, encoded by the coding sequence ATGCCAACTGCGAGCATCATCGGCTCAGGTCCCAACGGTCTTTCAGCGGCGATCGTTCTCGCTGCCGCTGGTTTTGCAACCACTGTCTTTGAACGTAATGTTCAAATCGGCGGCGCGTGCTCCAGCGCAGAGACCACACTGCCGAATTTCCGTCAGGACTTAGGATCCTCTGTCTATCCGATGGGCGTAGCGAGCCCCTTCTTTCGCTCACTTCCCATAGAAATTCCTTGGATCGAACCAACCGCGCCATGCGCCCACCCGCTCGACGATGGAACGGCCGTTATGCTTGAACATTCCATCGAAGCTACCGTCGCCACTCTGGATGCAAGCGACGGTAGCCGATATCGTTCCTTGATAGCGCCCCTGGCGTCGGAATTTGCGGAATTATCTGAAGAGATTCTTGGGCCAATTCTGCATATCCCACGACACCCATTTGTCCTCGCGCGCTTCGGTTCGTCGGCACTTCTACCTGCAGCATCTCTGGCCCGTTCTCGTTTCGCTGGAAAACGCGCCAAAGCCTTTTTTGCCGGCATGGCAACTCATTCCGTGCTTTCATTAGAAGCCCCAGCTTCTGCAGCCGTTGGTTTGACTCTCATAGCTGCCGGTCACGCAACTGGCTGGCCTATTTTGCGCGGCGGCGCTCAAGCTCTCCCAGATGCCCTCGCCCGTTATCTGAAAGACCTTGGCGGCCGTATTGAAATCAATCATGAAGTTACTCAACTCCCAGAAACTGATCTCATTCTCGCCGACATCACTCCCCGACAGCTTCTTCGCATCGCGGGCTCTCAATTGCCATCGCATTACTGCAAGCAGCTGAAAAGTTTCCGATACGGCGCCGGCGCCTTCAAGATTGACTATGCATTGAGTGCCCCCATTCCCTGGACTGCTCCTGAATGTTCGCGGGCCGCGACCGTTCACATTGGGGGCTGGCTTGAAGAGATTGCCGAGTCGGAGCGAACTTTCACCTCCGACCGGCCCTTCGTACTTCTCGGTCAACCGTCGCTCTTTGACCCGAGTCGAGCCCCGGTTGGCCAGCATACCGCCTGGGCCTACTGCCACGTACCTAACGGAAGCACAAAAGACTGTACCGAATCCATCGAACGCCAGATCACACGTTTCGCACCGGATTTCCGCGATTGCATTTTGGCCCGCTCCATTTCCTCACCCGTGGCGCTTGAGCGGTGGAACCCGAATTTGATCGGCGGCGATTTCTTGGGGGGCGCCATGGATATTCGACAGCTTCTCTTCCGCCCCACACGTTCACTCTATCGCACACCACGGTCCAATCTTTATCTCTGCGGAGCATCCACTCCCCCTGGTGGAGGTGTCCACGGAATGGCCGGTTATTATGCCGCGACCACAGCGCTTGCGACCATGTAG
- a CDS encoding DUF417 family protein, which yields MSRIAPGTAPNIDSHVAATLSQVSSAGPSKSAKSSLTRLAAWINDHNVPFLVTSIGMIVMLLWAGSYKMTAPGAEGIVPLVSNSPLIWWHFKLFGPYIGSDIIGLTEWAGALFYIAGYFKPKAGVIGGLITIVMFFITSTMVITTPGSTISVHGIRYMSFLGLFLYKDVISLGVSFYLISYFGNKAILLENRGE from the coding sequence ATGTCCCGTATCGCTCCCGGAACCGCACCCAACATCGACAGCCACGTTGCCGCCACGCTTTCTCAGGTTTCTTCGGCTGGGCCTTCCAAATCAGCTAAAAGTAGCCTGACCAGATTGGCGGCATGGATCAACGATCATAATGTCCCTTTCCTTGTAACCAGCATTGGCATGATTGTTATGCTTCTTTGGGCCGGGTCCTATAAGATGACCGCTCCCGGCGCCGAAGGTATCGTTCCTCTGGTTTCCAACAGTCCGCTGATCTGGTGGCACTTCAAATTGTTCGGTCCCTATATCGGCTCCGATATCATCGGACTCACTGAGTGGGCCGGAGCCCTGTTTTATATCGCAGGCTATTTCAAGCCTAAAGCCGGCGTCATAGGTGGCCTCATTACCATAGTGATGTTCTTTATCACCAGCACTATGGTAATCACTACACCCGGCTCGACGATTTCGGTTCACGGCATAAGGTACATGAGTTTTTTGGGCCTGTTTCTCTACAAGGATGTCATCTCGCTCGGGGTATCGTTCTACCTGATCAGCTATTTCGGCAACAAGGCTATCCTCTTGGAAAACAGAGGCGAGTAA